One Meles meles chromosome 13, mMelMel3.1 paternal haplotype, whole genome shotgun sequence DNA segment encodes these proteins:
- the PPA1 gene encoding inorganic pyrophosphatase isoform X2, giving the protein MVVEVPRWSNAKMEIATKDPLNPIKQDVKKGKLRYVANLFPYKGYIWNYGAIPQTWEDPGHNDKHTGCCGDNDPIDVCEIGSKVCARGEIIGVKVLGILAMIDEGETDWKVIAINVDDPDAANYNDINDVKRLKPGYLEATVDWFRRYKVPDGKPENQFAFNAEFKDKDFAIDIIKSTHDHWRALVTKKTDGKGISCMNTTVSGSPFKCDPDAAKAIVDALPPPCESACTVPTDVDKWFHHQKN; this is encoded by the exons ATGGTAGTTGAAGTACCACGCTGGTCTAATGCAAAAATGGAG atagcTACAAAGGACCCTTTAAACCCAATTAAACAAGATGTGAAGAAAGGAAAACTCCGTTATGTTGCAAATTTGTTCCCTTATAAAGGATATATCTGGAACTATGGTGCCATCCCCCAG ACTTGGGAAGACCCAGGACACAATGACAAGCACACTGGCTGTTGTGGTGACAATGATCCCATTGATGTGTGTGAAATTGGAAGTAAG GTATGTGCAAGAGGTGAAATAATTGGGGTGAAGGTTCTGGGCATACTGGCTATGATTGATGAAGGGGAAACTGACTGGAAGGTCATTGCCATTAACGTGGATGATCCTGATGCAGCCAATTACAATG ATATTAATGATGTCAAGCGGCTGAAACCTGGCTACCTGGAAGCTACTGTGGACTGGTTCAGAAGGTACAAGGTTCCTGATGGAAAACCAGAGAACCAGTTTGCTTTCAATGCAGAATTCAAAGATAAG GATTTTGCAATTGATATTATTAAAAGCACTCATGACCATTGGAGAGCATTAGTGACGAAGAAAACTGATGGAAAGGGAATCAGTTG CATGAATACTACAGTGTCTGGGAGCCCCTTCAAGTGTGACCCTGATGCTGCCAAAGCTATCGTGGATGCT ttaccGCCACCATGCGAATCTGCCTGCACAGTACCGACAGATG TGGATAAGTGGTTCCATCACCAGAAGAACTAA